One Glutamicibacter mishrai genomic window carries:
- the rimI gene encoding ribosomal protein S18-alanine N-acetyltransferase, with product MNVALREMTASDIPAVHQLETELFPEDAWPLAAFESELAQSETRNYWVYENDGKVVGYAGLCTVLPISDVQTIAISPEFQGQGLGRKLLTLLVETAKERNALDVMLEVRFDNPAAIGLYESMGFVTIHRRVGYYKGGVDALIMRLQLDAQQGQEEENKA from the coding sequence ATGAACGTAGCTCTTCGCGAGATGACCGCCAGCGATATCCCTGCGGTTCACCAACTTGAGACTGAGCTCTTCCCTGAAGATGCGTGGCCGCTGGCTGCTTTCGAATCGGAACTGGCCCAGAGCGAAACCCGTAATTACTGGGTGTACGAAAACGATGGCAAAGTAGTTGGCTATGCCGGACTGTGTACCGTCTTGCCCATCAGCGACGTGCAGACCATTGCCATCAGCCCTGAATTCCAAGGTCAAGGGCTAGGCCGCAAGCTGCTGACGCTGCTTGTGGAGACCGCCAAAGAACGCAACGCATTGGATGTCATGCTTGAGGTCCGCTTTGATAATCCCGCGGCTATTGGCCTGTACGAATCCATGGGATTCGTGACCATTCATCGCCGTGTGGGCTACTACAAGGGCGGCGTTGACGCGCTGATCATGAGACTGCAACTGGATGCCCAGCAGGGACAAGAGGAAGAAAACAAAGCATGA
- the tsaB gene encoding tRNA (adenosine(37)-N6)-threonylcarbamoyltransferase complex dimerization subunit type 1 TsaB: MPNYLSIDTSAHASVALVDSTTGSVIAQKTSPKGNDQTETLASYVRDLLAENNEEGRNLTGIFVGVGPGPFTGLRVGLVASRTFSFVWNVPVHGVMSLHALAERVLATGNVPEEFIVASDARRKEVYWARYDQAGQIVDGPHVASASTLPELPVYGVGAGIYAEQLRDAGAEPQEESFDWIADAANLAQRGMRDLVAGKDLSDTAPQYLRESDAQVPAFMKQAKA, from the coding sequence ATGCCTAACTACCTGTCCATCGACACCTCGGCCCACGCCTCGGTAGCACTGGTCGATTCCACGACTGGTTCAGTTATCGCCCAAAAGACCTCGCCCAAGGGCAATGACCAGACTGAAACCCTGGCATCCTATGTGCGAGATCTCCTGGCAGAAAACAACGAAGAAGGCCGGAACCTAACCGGCATCTTTGTTGGCGTTGGCCCGGGCCCATTCACCGGGCTTCGTGTAGGACTTGTCGCCTCGCGTACTTTCAGCTTCGTGTGGAACGTCCCCGTACACGGCGTGATGTCACTGCATGCGCTCGCCGAGCGCGTGCTTGCAACAGGCAACGTGCCTGAAGAATTTATTGTTGCCTCGGACGCGCGCCGCAAGGAAGTTTACTGGGCGCGCTATGACCAGGCAGGCCAGATCGTTGACGGTCCGCATGTAGCATCGGCGTCAACTCTGCCAGAGCTCCCGGTATACGGCGTTGGCGCTGGAATCTACGCAGAGCAGCTACGAGATGCTGGGGCTGAGCCTCAAGAGGAGTCGTTCGACTGGATTGCAGACGCTGCGAATCTAGCGCAGCGCGGGATGCGCGATTTGGTGGCAGGCAAGGACCTGTCCGACACAGCACCGCAGTATCTGCGTGAATCGGATGCCCAGGTCCCTGCCTTCATGAAGCAGGCCAAGGCATGA
- the tsaE gene encoding tRNA (adenosine(37)-N6)-threonylcarbamoyltransferase complex ATPase subunit type 1 TsaE codes for MNEAVQEFTCQLTDLTQTEALGEALGEQLQAGDLVILTGALGAGKTTLTQSLGIGLNVREGIISPTFVLARQHPSLADGPTLIHVDAYRLKDQNDVDTLDLESTLAESVTVVEWGLGKVEHLSDSRLEITLDREVNTAAVENPWEESEEELDEPREFTLKAIGPRWDSENFAQLKDNLRSAINAQPTGEKHA; via the coding sequence GTGAATGAGGCCGTCCAAGAATTTACCTGCCAGCTCACTGACCTGACGCAGACCGAAGCCCTGGGCGAAGCACTCGGGGAGCAACTTCAAGCTGGAGATCTGGTGATCCTCACTGGCGCGCTCGGCGCCGGTAAGACAACACTCACGCAATCGTTGGGTATCGGGCTCAACGTCCGCGAAGGAATCATTTCGCCTACCTTCGTGCTCGCACGCCAGCATCCATCACTGGCTGATGGACCTACCCTGATTCACGTTGATGCCTACCGTCTGAAAGATCAGAACGACGTGGACACCCTTGACCTCGAATCGACATTGGCTGAGTCAGTCACGGTAGTTGAATGGGGGCTGGGCAAAGTAGAGCATCTCTCGGACTCGCGCCTGGAAATCACCTTGGACCGTGAAGTGAACACGGCAGCCGTCGAGAACCCGTGGGAAGAATCCGAAGAAGAATTGGATGAGCCCAGAGAATTCACTCTCAAAGCCATTGGGCCGCGATGGGATTCTGAAAACTTCGCTCAGCTGAAAGACAACTTGCGCTCTGCAATCAATGCACAGCCCACCGGAGAAAAGCATGCCTAA
- the alr gene encoding alanine racemase: protein MTTSTNSAQARGFERRAVIDLSAIRNNVKQISDVVAPAAVMAVVKADAYGHGAIPVAKAAVEGGASWLGCAHVTEALALREAGIQTPMLAWLHTEDTPFEAAVDASLDLGVSGWELERVAAAARSVQTPARIHLKIDTGLGRNGSTMDDFPDLLNRASAFQEEGLLRVVGLFSHLAVADEPERPETDEQLHVFNKAIELVEAAGFHLEVRHIANTPAILSRPDAHHDMVRLGLGLYGLSPFENESPDNFGLRPAMKLMTRIANVKKVRAGQGVSYGLNYKTEGETYLGLIPLGYADGLPRIATGAPVTVNGRSYPVRGRIAMDQCVIDLGPEISPEDYLGAEAIIFGEGGQSVNTWAHAANTINYEVVTRISPRVPRHYVEGSWGEAGE from the coding sequence GTGACAACCAGTACCAACAGTGCACAGGCCCGCGGATTCGAACGGCGCGCAGTCATTGACCTGTCGGCCATCCGCAACAACGTCAAGCAGATCTCTGACGTCGTCGCCCCCGCTGCAGTCATGGCCGTCGTCAAAGCCGACGCATACGGCCACGGTGCAATCCCGGTAGCCAAAGCAGCAGTAGAAGGTGGCGCCAGCTGGCTCGGCTGTGCACATGTCACCGAAGCCCTGGCTCTGCGCGAAGCCGGGATCCAGACACCGATGCTTGCTTGGCTGCACACCGAAGACACCCCTTTTGAAGCTGCCGTTGATGCCAGCCTTGATCTTGGTGTTTCCGGATGGGAGCTGGAACGAGTAGCCGCCGCGGCGCGCTCCGTGCAGACGCCAGCACGTATTCATCTGAAGATTGATACCGGGCTGGGACGCAACGGTTCCACCATGGATGACTTCCCGGATCTGCTCAACCGAGCCAGCGCCTTCCAAGAAGAAGGCCTGTTGCGCGTCGTGGGCTTGTTCTCCCACCTGGCCGTAGCCGATGAACCAGAACGCCCTGAAACCGACGAACAGCTGCATGTCTTCAACAAAGCTATCGAATTGGTCGAAGCTGCCGGCTTCCATTTGGAAGTTCGGCACATCGCCAACACCCCAGCCATCCTTTCCCGCCCGGACGCACACCACGACATGGTTCGCCTAGGACTGGGACTCTATGGCCTGAGCCCATTCGAAAACGAATCACCGGATAACTTCGGCCTACGCCCGGCCATGAAGCTGATGACCCGCATCGCGAACGTGAAGAAAGTGCGTGCTGGCCAAGGTGTCTCCTACGGCTTGAACTACAAGACCGAAGGCGAAACCTACCTGGGTCTCATTCCCTTGGGTTATGCCGATGGACTTCCACGCATTGCTACCGGAGCACCCGTCACCGTCAACGGACGCAGCTACCCGGTACGCGGACGCATTGCCATGGACCAGTGCGTCATTGACCTCGGGCCCGAGATATCCCCGGAAGACTACCTGGGCGCAGAAGCCATCATCTTTGGCGAGGGCGGACAGTCCGTAAACACCTGGGCACACGCAGCCAACACCATCAACTACGAAGTGGTGACCAGGATTTCCCCTCGCGTGCCACGCCACTATGTTGAAGGAAGCTGGGGTGAAGCCGGTGAATGA
- the mscL gene encoding large conductance mechanosensitive channel protein MscL — protein sequence MLKGFRDFIMKGNVVDLAVAVVIGAAFGAVVTALVDNILMPLIAALVGKPSFDDVLRFTLNGSEIAFGSFLTALVNFLLIAAAVYFALVFPMQKLNEKLAARRGLTEEEAAEEPDPQLALLEQIRDELKNLR from the coding sequence ATGCTTAAAGGTTTCCGCGATTTTATTATGAAGGGCAACGTTGTCGATCTGGCCGTTGCTGTTGTGATCGGCGCTGCCTTCGGCGCCGTCGTTACCGCTCTTGTTGACAACATCTTGATGCCGTTGATTGCTGCATTGGTCGGTAAGCCGTCTTTCGATGACGTCCTTCGATTCACCCTGAACGGATCCGAAATTGCTTTCGGGTCCTTCCTGACCGCCCTCGTTAACTTCCTGCTGATCGCTGCAGCTGTCTACTTCGCGTTGGTGTTCCCAATGCAGAAGCTGAACGAAAAGCTTGCAGCTCGCCGTGGCCTGACCGAGGAAGAAGCTGCAGAAGAGCCAGACCCACAGCTGGCACTGCTGGAGCAGATCCGCGACGAACTGAAGAACCTGCGCTAG
- the coaA gene encoding type I pantothenate kinase, which yields MEPHGTLETPISPFVDLERETWARLSDQMEQPLNISDIERLRGLGDELDLQEVRDVYLPLSRLLYLYVEGAGATHQATTTFLGEQTTRTPFVIGVAGSVAVGKSTTARVLQEMLRRWPQTPDVQLITTDGFLYPNAELERRGIMHRKGFPESYDRRALLRFVSSVKSGVPEVSTPVYSHLTYDIVPGERNVVRSPQVLIVEGLNVLQPARTRSDGTVGLALSDFFDFSVYVDARTSDIEEWYINRFMRLRSGAFADPASYFHRYSQLTDEEAHETAHGIWKRINEPNLKENVLPTRGRAQLVLRKSADHSVRRMLLRKI from the coding sequence GTGGAACCACACGGAACACTTGAAACACCCATCTCGCCTTTTGTTGATCTTGAGCGCGAGACCTGGGCGCGGCTCTCCGATCAAATGGAACAGCCGCTGAACATCTCTGACATTGAACGGCTGCGTGGCCTCGGTGATGAACTGGATCTCCAAGAGGTCCGGGACGTCTACCTGCCACTGAGCCGCCTGTTGTATCTCTACGTCGAAGGCGCCGGAGCGACACACCAGGCAACCACCACCTTCCTCGGCGAGCAGACCACCCGCACCCCATTTGTCATTGGCGTGGCCGGGTCTGTTGCCGTCGGTAAATCAACCACCGCCCGTGTGCTGCAGGAAATGCTGCGCCGCTGGCCGCAGACTCCTGACGTGCAGCTTATTACCACTGACGGTTTCCTGTACCCGAATGCCGAGCTTGAGCGACGCGGCATCATGCACCGCAAGGGCTTCCCGGAATCCTATGACCGCCGCGCACTGTTGCGCTTCGTCTCATCGGTGAAGTCGGGCGTGCCGGAAGTGAGCACCCCGGTGTATTCGCACCTTACTTATGACATTGTTCCGGGGGAGCGCAACGTGGTGCGCAGCCCGCAGGTGCTCATCGTCGAGGGCCTGAATGTCCTGCAGCCAGCGCGGACCCGTTCCGATGGAACTGTGGGCCTGGCACTGAGCGACTTCTTCGATTTCTCGGTTTATGTTGATGCACGTACCAGCGACATTGAAGAGTGGTACATCAATCGATTCATGCGTTTGCGCTCCGGCGCCTTCGCGGATCCGGCCAGCTACTTCCACCGTTACTCGCAATTGACGGATGAAGAGGCACATGAAACGGCTCACGGCATCTGGAAACGGATCAACGAACCGAATCTGAAAGAAAACGTGTTGCCAACCCGTGGCCGCGCCCAGCTGGTTCTGCGGAAATCCGCTGATCACTCGGTGCGACGTATGCTCCTGCGAAAGATTTAA
- the glmS gene encoding glutamine--fructose-6-phosphate transaminase (isomerizing) has product MCGIVGYAGTSSRVTDHGALDVLIEGLRRLEYRGYDSAGVAVVADGAIHSRKKAGKLANLENEIAEAPLPKSMTGIGHTRWATHGGPSDGNAHPHLADGGKLAMIHNGIIENFAGIKAELLAEGVTFLSETDTEVAAALLGKIYTTQAEGDLTRAMQLAVQRLEGAFTLLAVHQDHPGVVVAARRNSPLVLGLGDGENFLGSDVSGFIDFTRRAVELGQDQIVTITPDSHSIIDFNGTPAEGKEFTVDWDAASAEKGGFASFMEKEIFDQPAAVADTLLGRSDANGRLTLDELRITPDELAQVNKIVVLACGTSAYAGTVAKYAIESWCRIPVEVELSHEFRYREPIVDSNTLIVSISQSGETMDTLMAVRYAKEQGAKTLSICNTNGSTIPRESDAVLYTHAGPEIAVASTKAFLAQITATYLLGLYLAQLRGNLFQGQIKDILADLGKIPAKIQDILDRGEEIKAVARKMAQVPSVLFLGRHVGYPVAMEGALKLKEIAYIHAEGFAAGELKHGPIALIEQDQPVFVVVPSPRGRDSLHSKVVSNIQEVRARGANTLVIAESGDEDVRAYAEFVFYVPETPTLLMPLLTTVPLQLFACELASAKGYDVDQPRNLAKSVTVE; this is encoded by the coding sequence ATGTGCGGAATTGTTGGATATGCAGGAACCTCGAGCCGAGTTACCGACCACGGTGCCCTCGACGTTTTGATTGAAGGTTTGCGCCGGTTGGAATACCGCGGTTACGACTCGGCTGGTGTCGCAGTTGTTGCCGATGGCGCTATTCACTCTCGCAAGAAGGCCGGCAAGCTGGCCAACTTGGAGAATGAAATTGCTGAAGCTCCACTGCCCAAGTCGATGACTGGCATTGGACACACCCGTTGGGCAACCCACGGTGGGCCGAGTGATGGCAACGCCCACCCACACCTAGCCGATGGTGGCAAGCTTGCCATGATCCACAACGGAATTATTGAGAACTTTGCCGGTATCAAGGCCGAGCTGCTGGCTGAAGGCGTCACTTTCCTCTCGGAAACCGACACCGAAGTTGCAGCCGCTTTGCTGGGCAAGATCTACACCACCCAAGCCGAAGGCGATCTGACTCGTGCCATGCAGTTGGCCGTTCAGCGTCTTGAGGGTGCCTTCACCCTGTTGGCTGTCCACCAGGACCACCCAGGTGTTGTTGTGGCTGCCCGCCGCAACTCGCCGCTGGTTCTCGGTTTGGGCGATGGCGAGAACTTCCTCGGTTCCGATGTTTCCGGATTCATCGACTTCACCCGTCGTGCCGTGGAACTGGGTCAGGACCAGATTGTCACCATCACCCCAGACAGCCACTCGATCATCGACTTCAACGGCACCCCTGCCGAGGGCAAGGAATTCACCGTTGACTGGGATGCAGCCAGCGCTGAAAAGGGCGGCTTCGCTTCCTTCATGGAGAAGGAAATCTTTGACCAGCCAGCCGCTGTGGCCGACACCCTGCTGGGTCGCTCGGACGCTAACGGCCGCCTGACCCTTGATGAACTTCGCATCACCCCTGATGAGCTGGCACAGGTCAACAAGATTGTTGTTCTTGCTTGCGGTACCAGCGCTTACGCCGGCACCGTTGCCAAGTACGCTATCGAGTCCTGGTGCCGCATCCCGGTTGAGGTTGAGCTCTCCCACGAGTTCCGCTACCGCGAACCAATCGTTGATTCGAACACCCTGATTGTTTCCATCTCCCAGTCCGGCGAGACCATGGACACCTTGATGGCTGTTCGCTACGCCAAGGAACAGGGCGCCAAGACCCTGTCCATCTGCAACACCAACGGGTCCACCATCCCGCGCGAATCCGACGCAGTGCTGTACACCCACGCTGGTCCGGAAATCGCTGTGGCATCCACCAAGGCCTTCCTGGCTCAGATCACCGCGACCTACTTGCTGGGCCTGTACCTGGCACAGCTGCGCGGCAACCTGTTCCAGGGCCAGATCAAGGACATCCTTGCTGACCTCGGCAAGATCCCAGCCAAGATCCAGGACATCCTGGACCGCGGCGAAGAGATCAAGGCTGTTGCACGCAAGATGGCCCAGGTTCCATCGGTGCTGTTCCTGGGTCGCCACGTTGGCTACCCGGTAGCAATGGAAGGCGCCTTGAAGCTCAAGGAAATCGCCTACATCCACGCGGAAGGCTTCGCCGCCGGCGAGCTCAAGCACGGTCCAATCGCGCTCATCGAGCAGGACCAGCCGGTCTTCGTGGTGGTTCCTTCCCCACGCGGCCGCGACTCCCTGCACTCGAAGGTTGTCTCCAACATCCAGGAAGTTCGCGCCCGTGGCGCAAACACCCTGGTTATCGCGGAGTCCGGCGATGAGGACGTACGCGCATACGCAGAGTTCGTCTTCTACGTACCGGAGACCCCAACCCTGCTGATGCCGCTGCTGACCACCGTTCCGCTGCAGCTGTTCGCTTGCGAGCTGGCTTCAGCCAAGGGCTACGACGTTGACCAGCCACGCAACTTGGCTAAGTCGGTGACCGTGGAGTAA
- a CDS encoding HPr family phosphocarrier protein: MIERTATIGSRVGLHARPAAIFAEAASEYDFEITIAREGEPADEAGDASSILTLMGLGAEHGEAVVLRSEDAGAAEALEALAAVLETDHDAS; this comes from the coding sequence ATGATTGAACGTACCGCCACCATCGGTAGCCGAGTCGGTTTGCACGCACGCCCTGCCGCGATCTTCGCAGAGGCTGCCAGCGAATATGATTTCGAGATCACCATCGCGCGTGAAGGCGAGCCAGCAGACGAAGCAGGAGACGCCAGCAGCATCCTGACGCTGATGGGTTTGGGAGCCGAGCATGGGGAAGCAGTGGTGTTGCGCAGCGAAGATGCCGGTGCCGCAGAAGCACTCGAAGCCTTGGCGGCAGTTCTCGAAACCGACCACGACGCCAGCTAG
- a CDS encoding TetR/AcrR family transcriptional regulator: MSSNDQLPPKTRLLRAATELLANAGSEPVSTRQITKLAGVTAPTLYHHFGDKEGLFNAVVTAGFEEYLAGERAIDLDSNPIEDIRRLWDGHVQFGLDKTHLYLVLFGNIRPESRPAIIAEAEQLVAERLNRAAIAGQLKVPPHEAARSIMAANVGVTLMLIAESADRRNLELSTMTRDSMIQAVFNDEAHAQLSEPTNQSSVVVAAIALNAALQSSSSNELSSSELKLFLEWLHRISASG; this comes from the coding sequence ATGAGTTCCAATGACCAGTTGCCTCCGAAAACTCGCCTTTTGCGCGCAGCTACCGAGTTGCTGGCGAATGCAGGCAGTGAACCGGTGTCGACTCGGCAAATCACAAAACTCGCCGGTGTAACCGCACCAACTCTCTACCACCACTTCGGAGATAAGGAAGGACTGTTCAATGCAGTAGTCACCGCAGGATTCGAAGAGTACCTGGCAGGCGAACGAGCCATCGATCTGGATTCCAATCCCATCGAAGACATCCGACGCCTCTGGGATGGCCACGTACAGTTTGGCCTTGATAAAACACATCTTTATTTGGTCCTGTTTGGCAACATCCGCCCCGAGAGCCGTCCGGCAATCATCGCGGAAGCCGAACAGCTGGTGGCGGAACGGTTGAACCGTGCAGCCATAGCCGGACAGTTGAAGGTCCCACCCCACGAAGCGGCACGCAGTATCATGGCCGCCAACGTCGGAGTGACCTTGATGCTCATCGCCGAGTCAGCCGACCGACGCAATTTGGAGTTGTCCACGATGACGCGGGACTCCATGATCCAGGCAGTGTTCAATGATGAAGCCCACGCCCAATTGTCCGAACCCACCAACCAGTCCTCCGTCGTGGTTGCCGCGATCGCCTTGAACGCGGCGTTGCAGTCTTCCAGCTCCAATGAGCTATCCAGCTCGGAACTCAAGCTGTTCTTGGAATGGCTTCACAGGATCTCTGCCTCCGGATAG
- a CDS encoding PTS mannitol transporter subunit IICBA: METETVEKPRAGLRVGVQKFGTFLSGMIMPNIGAFIAWGLITALFIPDGFLPNEKLALLVDPMITFLLPLLIGYTGGHAIYGLRGGVVGAAATMGVIVGTDIPMFIGAMIMGPLAAWVMKKLDALWEGRIKPGFEMLVNNFSAGILAAIMAILGMLIVGPAVKAFSQGAAAAVDFLVQHGLLPLTSILIEPAKILFLNNAINHGILTPLGTEESLNAGKSMLFLLESNPGPGLGLLLAYTVFGRGMARASAPGAALIQFVGGIHEIYFPYVLMKPVIVLAPILGGMAGVFTLVVTGAGLRSPAAPGSILAVYAAASKDSYLGVTLSVLFAAIVSFVVAALILKFSKASDGDELGEATSKMEAMKGKKSSVASSLVSAGAVSGPIRNVVFACDAGMGSSAMGASVLRNKIKDAGFGDVKVTNSAIANLTDTYDIVVTHQDLTDRAKPKTESATHVSVDNFMNSPRYDEIVELVRKSNGGADEPADAGTAAAAPAAAATATAATADESSEAAADEAQPGNEILKSDGVILAGTATERDSAIEEVGQLLMQRGSVDADYVKAMHERETSVSTYMGNFLAIPHGTNDAKEHINHSAVAVVRYPEGIDWGGKDVKFVVGVAGLNNEHLKILASIAKIFTNKEQVAQLEQATSVQEILDLFGKVNTK; this comes from the coding sequence ATGGAAACAGAAACGGTTGAAAAACCACGCGCCGGCTTGAGAGTCGGTGTCCAAAAGTTTGGCACCTTCCTCTCGGGCATGATCATGCCCAACATCGGCGCGTTCATCGCCTGGGGCCTGATTACAGCCCTGTTCATCCCGGATGGCTTCCTGCCAAACGAAAAGCTGGCGTTGCTGGTAGATCCAATGATCACCTTCCTGCTGCCATTGCTGATCGGCTACACCGGTGGACATGCCATCTATGGTTTGCGCGGTGGCGTTGTTGGCGCCGCAGCGACCATGGGCGTGATCGTAGGTACCGATATCCCGATGTTCATCGGCGCCATGATCATGGGCCCACTGGCCGCATGGGTCATGAAGAAGCTGGATGCACTGTGGGAAGGCCGCATCAAGCCTGGCTTCGAAATGCTGGTGAACAACTTCTCCGCCGGTATCCTCGCCGCCATCATGGCCATCCTGGGCATGCTGATAGTCGGCCCGGCAGTGAAGGCCTTCAGCCAGGGCGCTGCAGCAGCCGTGGACTTCCTGGTCCAGCACGGCCTGCTGCCACTAACCAGCATCTTGATTGAGCCAGCCAAGATCCTGTTCCTGAACAACGCCATCAACCACGGCATCCTCACCCCGCTGGGCACCGAGGAATCCCTGAACGCTGGCAAGTCCATGCTGTTCCTGCTGGAATCCAACCCTGGCCCAGGTCTTGGCCTGTTGCTGGCCTACACTGTCTTCGGCCGCGGCATGGCCCGCGCTTCGGCACCGGGTGCCGCGCTGATCCAGTTTGTCGGCGGTATCCACGAAATCTACTTCCCTTACGTGCTGATGAAGCCAGTGATCGTTCTGGCACCAATCCTCGGCGGCATGGCCGGCGTGTTCACCCTGGTGGTCACCGGTGCCGGTCTTCGCTCCCCGGCAGCCCCGGGCAGCATCCTGGCCGTCTACGCGGCAGCCTCCAAGGACAGCTACCTCGGCGTCACGCTCTCGGTGCTCTTCGCAGCCATCGTTTCCTTCGTCGTCGCGGCGCTCATCTTGAAGTTCAGCAAGGCCTCCGATGGCGATGAGCTGGGCGAAGCCACCTCGAAGATGGAAGCCATGAAGGGCAAGAAGAGCTCCGTAGCTTCCTCGCTGGTTTCAGCTGGTGCAGTCTCCGGCCCAATCCGCAATGTTGTCTTCGCCTGCGATGCAGGCATGGGTTCCAGCGCTATGGGCGCCTCAGTACTGCGCAACAAGATCAAGGATGCGGGCTTTGGCGACGTCAAGGTCACCAACTCGGCCATCGCCAACCTGACTGATACATACGACATCGTGGTGACCCACCAGGACCTCACCGACCGCGCGAAGCCGAAGACCGAAAGCGCCACGCACGTCTCGGTGGACAACTTCATGAATAGCCCACGCTATGACGAGATCGTTGAGCTGGTCCGCAAGAGCAACGGCGGCGCCGATGAGCCTGCTGACGCTGGCACCGCGGCAGCAGCTCCGGCCGCAGCAGCCACAGCAACGGCCGCGACCGCTGACGAGTCTTCTGAAGCCGCGGCTGATGAAGCGCAGCCAGGCAACGAGATCCTCAAGTCTGACGGCGTTATCCTCGCTGGTACTGCCACCGAACGCGACTCGGCCATCGAGGAAGTCGGCCAGCTGCTGATGCAGCGCGGCTCCGTCGATGCAGACTACGTGAAGGCCATGCACGAACGTGAGACTTCGGTATCCACGTACATGGGCAACTTCTTGGCTATCCCCCACGGCACCAATGACGCCAAAGAACACATCAACCACTCGGCTGTTGCCGTTGTCCGCTACCCGGAAGGTATCGACTGGGGCGGCAAGGACGTGAAGTTTGTTGTGGGCGTCGCGGGCCTGAACAATGAACATCTGAAGATCCTGGCTTCCATTGCCAAGATCTTCACCAACAAGGAACAGGTCGCCCAGCTGGAGCAGGCCACCTCCGTACAGGAAATCCTTGATCTATTCGGAAAGGTCAACACTAAGTGA
- a CDS encoding mannitol-1-phosphate 5-dehydrogenase, translating to MKAVHFGAGNIGRGFVGLLLHEAGYDIVFADVAAELIDSLAAADSYTVHEVGQEGQDKVVTGFSALNSGTQQAELIEQIATADLVTTAVGPHILKFVAPAIAQGLAQRSAGLAPLHVMACENAINATDILQQEIQSAWEGAEHDLAVRATFANTAVDRIVPAQAPGQNLDVTVETFYEWVIDRTPFRGNEPAIPGATFVDELLPYIERKLFTVNTGHASAAYFGAAAGIEKISDAMADEQISQKVNAVLQETKALLVTKHGLDPIAQEAYVQKILTRFTNPHLPDTVGRVGRAPMRKLSRHERFIGPAADLAERGMETEALEEAIAAALRFNAPEDEEAATLHKILASQSADEATASITSLEPEHPLFTKVSSLIEAAA from the coding sequence GTGAAAGCCGTACATTTTGGAGCGGGAAACATCGGCCGAGGATTTGTCGGCTTACTGCTGCACGAAGCCGGTTATGACATCGTCTTCGCCGACGTCGCAGCAGAGCTGATCGATAGCCTCGCGGCGGCCGACAGCTACACCGTGCACGAGGTCGGCCAGGAAGGACAGGACAAGGTCGTCACCGGCTTCAGCGCCTTGAACTCCGGCACCCAGCAGGCCGAGCTCATCGAGCAGATTGCCACCGCTGACTTGGTTACCACCGCGGTCGGCCCGCACATCCTGAAGTTCGTTGCGCCGGCCATCGCGCAGGGGCTGGCCCAGCGGTCGGCTGGCCTGGCTCCGCTGCACGTGATGGCGTGTGAAAACGCCATCAACGCCACCGACATCCTGCAGCAGGAAATCCAGTCCGCTTGGGAGGGTGCCGAGCATGATCTGGCTGTGCGTGCTACCTTTGCCAACACCGCGGTGGACCGCATCGTCCCGGCGCAGGCACCAGGCCAGAACCTTGATGTCACCGTGGAGACCTTCTACGAGTGGGTCATCGACCGCACCCCATTCCGCGGAAATGAACCAGCGATTCCCGGGGCAACATTTGTCGATGAATTGCTGCCTTACATTGAACGCAAGCTCTTCACGGTCAATACCGGCCACGCCAGTGCCGCGTACTTCGGTGCTGCCGCTGGGATTGAGAAGATCTCTGATGCCATGGCTGATGAGCAGATCTCGCAGAAGGTCAATGCAGTCCTGCAGGAGACCAAGGCACTGCTGGTAACCAAGCATGGTTTGGATCCCATCGCGCAGGAAGCCTATGTGCAGAAGATCCTGACCCGCTTCACCAACCCTCACCTTCCGGATACCGTGGGCCGTGTAGGCCGAGCGCCAATGCGCAAGCTCAGCCGCCACGAACGCTTCATCGGCCCGGCCGCTGATCTGGCTGAGCGGGGAATGGAAACCGAAGCACTGGAAGAAGCCATTGCGGCCGCTCTTCGCTTCAATGCACCAGAGGATGAGGAAGCAGCCACCCTGCACAAGATCCTGGCAAGCCAGTCCGCTGATGAGGCTACTGCCTCGATCACCTCACTGGAGCCAGAGCATCCGCTCTTCACCAAGGTGAGCTCCCTGATTGAAGCCGCCGCGTAA